The following proteins are encoded in a genomic region of Leucoraja erinacea ecotype New England chromosome 21, Leri_hhj_1, whole genome shotgun sequence:
- the snta1 gene encoding LOW QUALITY PROTEIN: alpha-1-syntrophin (The sequence of the model RefSeq protein was modified relative to this genomic sequence to represent the inferred CDS: inserted 2 bases in 1 codon; deleted 1 base in 1 codon): MVVRSGLVEVRGPEPEHWRRLLASLSEDSLHLSPAGAALSNGEPEPSPPGTEPGPGRQRSVRIVKQEAGGLGISIKGGRENHMPILISKIFRGLAAEQSRQLYVGDAILAVNGADLREASHDQAVQALKKTGREVVLEGLKYLKEVSSYFKASSPGTPPAWSPPSGPGDGPTDPPSPGALPGDNDTQTELSFPLEMCYIRRRIQPPDTENRYIELLSADGQQSVSLRLRDGPTAQSWFTALHGNATGLLAPPPPXLRALGGTTARHLGWLTEQVAGQEERPVLALLTDKELLLYSCLPRTREQLDNPDSRHPLIATRLVHSGPAKGPPLADPDLSFVLRAGTRRGVDSRLFTTATAADLGLWSRLLVDGCHGAAEQLQEVVTACSWLGQDCQLTVHLDRGFTISRVGELGRSLPLISQPFERLRMSSDDGVRLLFLDFGGPEGEIQLNLESCPKTIVFIIHSFLSAKVTRLGLMA, from the exons ATGGTGGTGCGGAGCGGACTGGTGGAGGTGCGGGGCCCGGAGCCCGAGCACTGGCGGCGGCTCCTCGCCTCCCTGTCCGAGGACTCGCTGCATCTGAGCCCGGCCGGAGCCGCCCTGAGCAACGGCGAGCCGGAGCCCTCTCCCCCCGGCACCGAGCCCGGGCCCGGCCGCCAGCGCAGTGTCCGCATCGTGAAGCAAGAGGCGGGCGGGCTGGGCATCAGCATCAAGGGCGGCCGCGAAAACCACATGCCCATCCTCATCTCCAAGATCTTCCGCGGCCTGGCCGCCGAGCAAAGCCGACAACTCTATGTGGGCGACGCCATCCTGGCCGTCAACGGCGCCGACCTCCGCGAGGCTTCCCACGACCAGGCGGTTCAGGCGCTGAAGAAGACGGGCCGGGAGGTGGTGCTGGAAgggc TGAAGTACCTGAAGGAGGTGTCCTCGTACTTCAAGGCCTCATCACCGGGGACCCCCCCAGCCTGGAGCCCCCCCTCAGGCCCCGGCGATGGCCCCACCGACCCCCCCTCACCGGGGGCACTGCCCGGCGACAACGACACCCAGACCGAGCTCAGCTTCCCACTGGAAATGTGTTACATCCGCAGGAGAATCCAGCCCCCAGATACGGAAAACAG GTACATTGAGCTGCTGAGTGCCGATGGGCAGCAGTCAGTGTCGCTGCGGCTGAGGGATGGGCCCACGGCACAGTCTTGGTTCACCGCTCTCCATGGTAACGCCACCGGGCTGCTGGCCCCTCCACCGCC GCTACGGGCACTGGGGGGGACGACAGCCCGGCACCTGGGGTGGCTCACCGAGCAG GTGGCGGGGCAGGAGGAGCGGCCTGTACTAGCCCTGCTCACCGACAAGGAGCTGCTGCTGTACAGCTGTTTGCCTCGCACCCGGGAACAGCTGGATAACCCTGACTCCCGGCACCCACTCATCGCCACCAG GCTGGTACACTCAGGCCCGGCTAAGGGGCCGCCGCTGGCTGACCCCGACCTGTCCTTCGTGCTGAGGGCCGGCACGCGGCGCGGAGTGGACAGCCGCCTCTTCACCACGGCAACCGCTGCCGACCTGGGCCTGTGGAGCCGGCTGCTGGTGGACGGCTGTCATGGTGCTGCCGAACAGCTCCAGGAGGTGGTCACCG cgTGCTCGTGGTTGGGCCAGGACTGCCAGCTGACCGTACACCTGGACCGGGGCTTCACCATCTCACGAGTGGGGGAGCTGGGCCGGAGCCTGCCTCTGATCAGCCAGCCCTTTGAGAGACTGCGCATGTCCTCCGATGATGGCGTCCGGCTGCTCTTCCTCGACTTC GGGGGGCCCGAGGGAGAGATC CAACTGAACCTGGAGTCCTGCCCCAAGACCATTGTgtttatcattcattcattcctgtcCGCCAAGGTAACCCGTCTGGGCCTGATGGCCTAG